The following are encoded together in the Citrobacter arsenatis genome:
- a CDS encoding topoisomerase II encodes MNWAHVLLAGYIGAVIAIVVGMFRKKGWLGKISGAVVFVVAIIAWNLFDVHYLIPRESPDYGLTEEQQFEKAMLSNPAFQVIKEQEPALTQKIISQAAQMKRSGSSEQQVIDAIQPQILQLQMARLQQAPDANVIEYMKINLEQIAAVAKIGDDECFRFLFPAVKGGINPARLVPREIMDRRMASDMSMMYASHGPKKHTVTAEEKQLALQDLQAISPGLVQRYGDDIQIMADPTKAVGKEKIACEIVQDLWSQVLKLPTARAAGVIRLMLSAEMQ; translated from the coding sequence ATGAACTGGGCACACGTATTGTTGGCGGGTTATATCGGGGCGGTGATTGCTATCGTTGTCGGCATGTTTCGTAAAAAAGGCTGGCTGGGCAAGATTTCCGGCGCGGTGGTTTTTGTGGTGGCAATTATCGCGTGGAATCTGTTTGATGTGCACTACCTGATCCCCCGTGAAAGCCCGGATTATGGGCTGACCGAAGAACAGCAGTTTGAAAAGGCGATGCTCTCCAATCCGGCGTTTCAGGTAATTAAGGAGCAGGAACCTGCGCTGACACAAAAAATTATCAGCCAGGCCGCGCAGATGAAGAGATCTGGTAGCAGTGAACAGCAGGTTATCGACGCGATACAGCCGCAAATTCTTCAGTTGCAAATGGCGAGATTGCAGCAGGCGCCAGATGCCAATGTCATTGAATATATGAAAATTAATCTTGAGCAGATTGCTGCAGTGGCCAAAATTGGTGATGACGAATGCTTCCGCTTTTTGTTTCCGGCGGTAAAAGGTGGGATTAACCCGGCACGTCTTGTTCCGCGTGAGATCATGGATCGTCGCATGGCGAGTGATATGAGCATGATGTATGCCTCTCACGGCCCGAAAAAACATACGGTCACGGCAGAGGAAAAGCAGCTGGCGTTGCAGGATCTGCAAGCAATAAGCCCAGGGCTGGTACAGCGCTACGGGGACGATATTCAGATTATGGCTGACCCGACTAAAGCAGTCGGCAAAGAGAAGATTGCCTGTGAGATAGTGCAGGACCTTTGGTCACAGGTACTGAAGTTGCCAACCGCTCGCGCGGCTGGCGTGATTCGCCTGATGCTTTCAGCTGAGATGCAGTAA
- a CDS encoding GNAT family N-acetyltransferase has translation MNAVLPSTLTLRRITEPDNAAIAAVIRKVSAEYGLTADKGYTVADPNLDELFQVYSQPGAAYWVVEQNGEVVGGGGVAPLGCSEPDICELQKMYFLSSARGQGLAKKLALMALAHAREQGFKQCYLETTAFLTEAIRLYEHLGFEHISEALGCTGHVDCEVRMLKPL, from the coding sequence ATGAATGCTGTGCTGCCATCCACGCTAACCCTGCGTCGAATCACCGAACCAGACAACGCCGCCATCGCCGCTGTGATCCGCAAAGTTTCCGCTGAATACGGGCTTACCGCCGATAAAGGCTATACCGTTGCCGACCCTAATCTGGACGAACTTTTCCAGGTTTACAGCCAGCCGGGCGCGGCCTACTGGGTGGTTGAGCAAAACGGTGAAGTCGTGGGCGGCGGCGGCGTTGCGCCGTTAGGATGTAGCGAACCGGACATTTGCGAACTACAGAAGATGTACTTCCTGTCGAGCGCACGTGGTCAGGGACTGGCGAAAAAGCTGGCGCTGATGGCGCTCGCACATGCCCGCGAGCAGGGTTTTAAGCAGTGCTATCTGGAAACCACGGCGTTTCTGACCGAGGCAATCCGCCTGTATGAACATTTAGGCTTTGAGCATATCAGCGAAGCGCTGGGCTGTACCGGGCACGTGGATTGCGAAGTGCGGATGTTAAAGCCCCTCTGA
- a CDS encoding YjgN family protein, with the protein MNEFVGGQENQRHTFIFTGKGWQYFVLCLVNVLLSCITLGIYMPWAIVKCRRYIYENMTLNGQAFTYKATGGAIFVSFLLIMVIYSVSVNFIVHGSHLIGFTLIGLLVAALPLMAIKSLQYQAAMTSLNGVSFGFSCSKLQAWLYMLVVPVVLSLVNWGVVYLLSLATESLDGSTGMLIRIVFIALVGIVGMGITYGITYAKWMQLIGNGGSFGIHRFAIGVNMKACIVGCIKAVLVLLPFVVVIAWLIAPIFLQMVMLAVLGVADDAFIVENYSRIMACYFLYFVGIIVTVSYLYVTLRNLFMNNLILAEGKIRFHSSVTAHGLVWRFVLVMFISGITLGLAYPWMKMWLVSWLASNSHVQGDLDSLELTNDDNTLETGPAMWLSRGVMAYIPFI; encoded by the coding sequence ATGAATGAGTTTGTTGGTGGTCAGGAAAATCAACGCCACACGTTTATTTTTACCGGTAAAGGGTGGCAGTATTTTGTTCTTTGTCTTGTCAATGTTTTGTTGAGTTGTATTACCCTGGGTATTTATATGCCGTGGGCGATAGTGAAATGTCGCCGATATATTTATGAGAATATGACTCTTAATGGTCAGGCTTTTACCTATAAGGCGACAGGTGGCGCGATCTTTGTAAGCTTCCTGTTGATCATGGTAATTTATAGCGTCAGCGTGAATTTTATCGTGCACGGCAGTCATCTCATTGGATTTACTTTGATTGGCTTACTGGTAGCAGCTCTTCCATTAATGGCCATAAAAAGCCTGCAATATCAGGCGGCGATGACATCGCTTAACGGTGTCAGCTTTGGCTTTTCCTGCTCAAAATTACAGGCCTGGCTTTATATGCTAGTAGTGCCAGTGGTACTTTCTCTGGTTAACTGGGGTGTGGTTTATCTTCTGAGCCTGGCCACAGAATCGCTGGATGGCAGCACGGGAATGCTGATCAGAATAGTGTTTATTGCGCTGGTGGGCATTGTCGGTATGGGTATCACTTATGGTATTACCTATGCAAAATGGATGCAGTTAATTGGTAATGGCGGGAGTTTTGGTATTCACCGTTTTGCCATTGGCGTTAATATGAAAGCGTGCATCGTAGGTTGTATTAAAGCCGTGCTGGTACTGCTGCCATTTGTAGTCGTGATAGCCTGGCTGATTGCCCCTATTTTTCTGCAAATGGTGATGCTGGCCGTGTTAGGCGTGGCTGATGACGCGTTTATCGTGGAAAATTATAGCAGAATAATGGCTTGCTACTTTCTCTATTTCGTCGGGATTATTGTTACCGTAAGTTATTTATATGTCACGCTACGCAATCTGTTTATGAATAACCTGATACTGGCTGAAGGTAAAATTCGTTTTCATTCTTCAGTCACGGCGCATGGCCTGGTCTGGCGTTTTGTGCTGGTGATGTTTATTTCGGGTATAACGCTTGGGTTGGCTTATCCATGGATGAAAATGTGGCTTGTCAGCTGGCTGGCCAGTAATTCCCATGTACAGGGTGATTTGGATTCGCTGGAACTGACCAACGACGATAATACGTTGGAAACTGGCCCGGCGATGTGGCTTTCACGTGGAGTGATGGCCTACATTCCGTTCATCTGA
- a CDS encoding valine--tRNA ligase, whose amino-acid sequence MEKTYNPQDIEQPLYEHWEKQGYFKPNGDESKESFCIMIPPPNVTGSLHMGHAFQQTIMDTMIRYQRMQGKNTLWQAGTDHAGIATQMVVERKIAAEEGKTRHDYGRDAFIDKIWQWKAESGGTITRQMRRLGNSVDWERERFTMDEGLSNAVKEVFVRLYKEDLIYRGKRLVNWDPKLRTAISDLEVENRESKGSMWHIRYPLADGAKTADGKDYLVVATTRPETILGDTGVAVNPEDPRYKDLIGKFVILPLVDRRIPIVGDEHADMEKGTGCVKITPAHDFNDYEVGKRHGLPMINILTFDGDIRETAEVYDTKGEESDVYSNAIPAEFQKLERFAARKAIVAAIDAMGLLEEIKPHDLTVPYGDRGGVVIEPMLTDQWYVRADVLAKPAVEAVENGDIQFVPKQYENMYFSWMRDIQDWCISRQLWWGHRIPAWYDNDGNVYVGRTEDEVRQENNLSADVQLRQDEDVLDTWFSSALWTFSTLGWPENTDALRQFHPTSVMVSGFDIIFFWIARMIMMTMHFIKDENGKPQVPFKTVYMTGLIRDDEGQKMSKSKGNVIDPLDMVDGISLADLLEKRTGNMMQPQLAEKIAKRTEKQFPDGIEPHGTDALRFTLAALASTGRDINWDMKRLEGYRNFCNKLWNASRFVLMNTEDQDCGFNGGEMTLSLADRWILAEFNQTVKAYREALDNFRFDIAAGILYEFTWNQFCDWYLELTKPVMTGGSESELRGTRNTLVTVLEGLLRLAHPIIPFITETIWQRVKIICGNTADTIMLQPFPEYNAAQVDEAALADTEWLKQAIVAVRNIRAEMNIAPGKPLELLLRGCSKDAERRVNDNRSFLLNLARLESITVLPADDKGPVSVTKIIDGAELLIPMAGLINKEDELARLAKEVTKIEGEIARIEGKLSNEGFVARAPEAVIAKEREKLDGYAEAKAKLIEQQAVIAAL is encoded by the coding sequence ATGGAAAAGACATACAACCCACAAGATATCGAACAGCCGCTTTACGAGCACTGGGAAAAGCAGGGCTATTTCAAACCTAACGGCGATGAAAGCAAAGAGTCCTTCTGCATCATGATCCCGCCGCCGAACGTCACCGGCAGTTTGCATATGGGTCATGCTTTCCAGCAAACCATCATGGATACCATGATTCGCTACCAGCGCATGCAGGGCAAAAACACCCTGTGGCAGGCCGGTACCGACCACGCGGGTATCGCCACCCAGATGGTGGTTGAGCGTAAGATTGCCGCTGAAGAAGGTAAAACCCGTCACGACTACGGTCGCGATGCCTTCATCGACAAAATCTGGCAGTGGAAAGCAGAATCCGGCGGCACCATTACCCGTCAGATGCGCCGTCTCGGCAACTCGGTTGACTGGGAGCGCGAGCGCTTCACCATGGACGAAGGTCTTTCCAATGCCGTGAAAGAAGTCTTCGTTCGCCTGTACAAAGAAGATCTGATTTACCGTGGCAAGCGCCTGGTAAACTGGGACCCGAAACTGCGCACCGCCATCTCTGACCTGGAAGTGGAAAACCGCGAGTCGAAAGGCTCGATGTGGCACATCCGCTATCCGCTGGCCGACGGCGCGAAAACCGCAGACGGTAAAGATTACCTGGTCGTCGCCACCACCCGTCCGGAAACTATTCTGGGCGATACCGGCGTGGCCGTGAACCCGGAAGATCCGCGTTATAAAGATCTGATCGGCAAGTTCGTTATTCTGCCGCTGGTTGACCGCCGTATTCCGATCGTGGGCGATGAACATGCCGATATGGAAAAAGGCACCGGCTGCGTGAAGATCACGCCTGCGCACGACTTTAACGACTACGAAGTCGGGAAACGTCACGGCCTGCCAATGATCAACATTCTGACCTTTGATGGCGACATCCGCGAAACCGCGGAAGTTTATGACACCAAGGGCGAAGAATCCGACGTTTACTCCAATGCTATCCCGGCTGAATTCCAGAAGCTGGAACGTTTTGCCGCGCGTAAAGCCATCGTGGCTGCCATCGATGCGATGGGCCTACTGGAAGAGATCAAACCTCACGATCTGACCGTTCCTTACGGCGACCGTGGCGGCGTGGTTATCGAGCCAATGCTGACCGACCAGTGGTACGTCCGTGCCGACGTGCTGGCGAAACCGGCGGTTGAAGCGGTTGAGAATGGCGACATTCAGTTCGTGCCGAAGCAGTACGAAAACATGTACTTCTCCTGGATGCGTGATATTCAGGACTGGTGTATCTCTCGTCAGCTGTGGTGGGGTCATCGCATCCCGGCATGGTATGACAACGACGGCAACGTCTATGTCGGCCGTACCGAAGACGAAGTGCGTCAGGAAAACAACCTCAGCGCCGACGTCCAGCTTCGTCAGGACGAAGACGTTCTGGATACCTGGTTCTCCTCCGCGCTGTGGACCTTCTCTACCCTTGGCTGGCCGGAAAACACCGACGCGCTGCGTCAGTTCCACCCAACCAGCGTGATGGTTTCCGGCTTCGACATCATCTTCTTCTGGATTGCCCGCATGATCATGATGACCATGCACTTCATCAAAGATGAAAACGGCAAGCCGCAGGTTCCGTTCAAGACCGTCTACATGACCGGTCTGATTCGTGACGACGAAGGCCAGAAGATGTCCAAGTCCAAAGGTAACGTAATCGACCCGCTGGATATGGTCGACGGTATCTCCCTGGCAGACCTGCTGGAGAAACGTACCGGCAACATGATGCAGCCGCAGCTGGCTGAGAAAATTGCTAAACGTACCGAGAAACAGTTCCCGGACGGCATCGAGCCGCACGGCACCGACGCCCTGCGTTTCACCCTGGCGGCGCTGGCCTCTACCGGCCGCGACATCAACTGGGATATGAAGCGTCTGGAAGGTTACCGTAACTTCTGTAACAAGCTGTGGAACGCCAGCCGCTTCGTGCTGATGAACACTGAAGATCAGGATTGCGGCTTCAACGGCGGCGAAATGACCCTGTCTCTGGCAGACCGCTGGATCCTGGCTGAATTCAACCAGACCGTTAAAGCGTACCGCGAAGCGCTGGATAACTTCCGCTTCGATATCGCTGCGGGCATCCTGTACGAGTTCACCTGGAACCAGTTCTGTGACTGGTATCTGGAGCTGACCAAGCCGGTGATGACCGGGGGTTCCGAGTCTGAACTGCGCGGCACCCGCAATACGCTGGTTACCGTGCTGGAAGGTCTGCTGCGCCTGGCGCACCCGATTATTCCGTTCATCACCGAAACCATCTGGCAGCGCGTGAAAATCATTTGCGGCAACACCGCAGATACCATCATGCTGCAGCCGTTCCCGGAATATAACGCCGCACAGGTTGATGAAGCCGCGCTTGCTGATACCGAATGGCTGAAACAGGCGATCGTTGCCGTACGTAACATCCGTGCGGAAATGAACATCGCGCCTGGCAAACCGCTGGAGCTGCTGCTGCGCGGTTGCAGCAAAGATGCGGAGCGTCGTGTGAACGACAACCGCAGCTTCCTGCTGAACCTGGCACGTCTGGAAAGCATTACCGTGCTGCCAGCCGATGACAAAGGTCCGGTTTCCGTGACCAAAATCATCGACGGCGCCGAACTGCTGATCCCAATGGCGGGCCTCATCAACAAAGAAGATGAGCTGGCGCGTCTGGCAAAAGAAGTGACGAAAATCGAAGGCGAGATTGCCCGTATCGAAGGCAAGCTCTCCAACGAAGGTTTCGTTGCTCGTGCGCCAGAAGCGGTCATTGCGAAAGAGCGTGAGAAGCTGGACGGTTACGCAGAAGCCAAAGCGAAGCTGATTGAACAGCAGGCGGTCATCGCCGCGCTGTAA
- the holC gene encoding DNA polymerase III subunit chi — protein MRNATFYILDNDNTVDGLSAVEQLVCEIAAERWRAGKRVLIACENEKQALRLDEALWARPAESFVPHNLAGEGPRGGAPVEIAWPEKRNSSPRDLLISLRVGFADFATAFTEVIDFVPYEDSLKQSARDRYKAYRVAGFNLNTATWK, from the coding sequence ATGAGAAACGCAACGTTCTATATTCTGGACAATGACAACACCGTCGATGGCTTAAGCGCCGTCGAGCAACTGGTGTGTGAAATTGCCGCAGAACGTTGGCGGGCTGGCAAGCGCGTGCTGATCGCCTGCGAAAACGAAAAGCAGGCTCTTCGACTGGATGAAGCCCTGTGGGCAAGACCGGCAGAAAGCTTTGTTCCGCATAATCTGGCGGGCGAAGGCCCCAGAGGCGGCGCGCCGGTAGAAATTGCCTGGCCGGAGAAACGTAACAGCAGCCCGCGCGACCTGCTGATCAGTTTGCGCGTTGGCTTTGCAGATTTTGCCACCGCTTTCACAGAAGTGATAGACTTCGTTCCTTACGAAGATTCTTTGAAACAATCGGCACGCGATCGCTACAAAGCTTACCGCGTGGCTGGTTTTAACCTGAATACGGCAACCTGGAAATAA
- the pepA gene encoding leucyl aminopeptidase, with amino-acid sequence MEFSVKSGSPEKQRSACIVVGVFEPRRLSPIAEQLDKISDGYISALLRRGELEGKPGQTLLLHHVPNVLSERILLIGCGKERELDERQYKQVIQKTINTLNDTGSMEAVCFLTELHVKGRNNYWKVRQAVETAQETLYSFDQLKTNKSEPRRPLRKMVFNVPTRRELTSGERAIQHGLAIAAGIKAAKDLGNMPPNICNAAYLASQARQLADSYSKNVVTRVIGEQQMKELGMHSYLAVGHGSQNESLMSVIEYKGNPSEDARPIVLVGKGLTFDSGGISIKPAEGMDEMKYDMCGAAAVYGVMRMVAELQLPINVVGVLAGCENMPGGRAYRPGDVLTTMSGQTVEVLNTDAEGRLVLCDVLTYVERFEPEAVIDVATLTGACVIALGHHITGLMSNHNPLAHELIGASEQAGDRAWRLPLGDEYQEQLESNFADMANIGGRPGGAITAGCFLSRFTRKYNWAHLDIAGTAWRSGKAKGATGRPVALLSQFLLNRAGFNGEE; translated from the coding sequence ATGGAGTTCAGTGTAAAAAGCGGTAGCCCGGAGAAACAGCGGAGTGCGTGCATCGTCGTGGGAGTCTTTGAACCACGCCGCCTCTCTCCGATTGCAGAGCAGCTCGACAAGATCAGCGACGGGTACATCAGCGCACTGCTGCGTCGTGGCGAACTGGAAGGCAAACCGGGTCAAACCCTGTTGCTGCACCATGTTCCTAACGTTCTTTCTGAGCGAATTCTCCTCATTGGGTGTGGCAAAGAGCGCGAACTTGATGAGCGCCAGTACAAGCAAGTCATTCAGAAAACCATCAATACGCTGAATGATACTGGCTCAATGGAAGCCGTCTGCTTCCTGACTGAGCTGCACGTAAAAGGGCGCAATAACTACTGGAAAGTGCGCCAGGCTGTTGAAACGGCACAGGAAACGCTGTACAGCTTTGATCAACTGAAGACTAACAAAAGCGAGCCGCGTCGCCCGCTGCGTAAAATGGTCTTCAACGTGCCAACTCGCCGTGAACTGACCAGCGGTGAGCGTGCTATCCAGCACGGTCTGGCGATCGCCGCCGGCATTAAAGCGGCAAAAGATCTTGGCAACATGCCGCCGAACATCTGTAACGCCGCTTATCTGGCCTCTCAGGCGCGTCAGTTGGCAGACAGCTACAGCAAAAATGTTGTGACCCGGGTGATCGGTGAGCAGCAGATGAAAGAACTGGGCATGCACTCTTATCTGGCCGTCGGTCACGGTTCGCAAAACGAGTCGCTGATGTCGGTCATTGAGTACAAAGGCAATCCGTCCGAAGACGCGCGTCCGATTGTGCTGGTCGGTAAAGGGTTAACCTTTGACTCCGGCGGTATCTCCATCAAACCAGCCGAAGGCATGGATGAGATGAAGTACGACATGTGCGGCGCGGCAGCAGTATACGGCGTGATGCGTATGGTGGCTGAGCTTCAGTTGCCCATCAACGTCGTCGGCGTGCTTGCGGGCTGTGAAAACATGCCGGGTGGCCGCGCATATCGCCCGGGCGACGTGCTGACCACCATGTCTGGGCAGACCGTTGAAGTGCTCAATACCGACGCTGAAGGCCGCCTGGTGCTGTGCGACGTGTTAACCTACGTCGAGCGCTTTGAACCGGAAGCGGTGATTGACGTCGCGACCCTGACCGGCGCGTGCGTGATTGCGCTGGGCCATCACATCACCGGCCTGATGTCGAACCACAACCCGCTGGCGCATGAGCTGATCGGTGCGTCCGAGCAGGCTGGCGACCGCGCGTGGCGTTTGCCGCTGGGTGATGAATACCAGGAGCAGTTAGAGTCCAACTTTGCAGATATGGCGAACATCGGCGGACGTCCTGGCGGGGCTATTACTGCGGGCTGCTTCCTGTCACGCTTTACCCGTAAGTACAACTGGGCACACCTGGACATCGCCGGTACCGCATGGCGTTCGGGTAAAGCCAAAGGCGCAACCGGTCGTCCGGTCGCGTTGCTGTCGCAGTTCCTGCTCAATCGTGCAGGTTTTAACGGCGAAGAGTAA
- the lptF gene encoding LPS export ABC transporter permease LptF, producing the protein MIIIRYLVRETLKSQLAILFILLLIFFCQKLVRILGAAVDGDIPANLVLSLLGLGVPEMAQLILPLSLFLGLLMTLGKLYTESEITVMHACGLSKAVLVKAAMVLALFTSIIAAVNVMWAGPWSSRHQDEVLAEAKANPGMAALAQGQFQQATNGSSVLFIESVDGSNFKDVFLAQIRPKGNARPSVVVADSGHLTQMRDGSQVVTLNQGTRFEGTALLRDFRITDFQDYQAIIGHQAVALDPNDTDQMNMRTLWTTDNDRARAELTWRITLVFTVFMMALMVVPLSVVNPRQGRVLSMLPAMLLYLLFFLVQTSLKSNGGKGKLDPVFWMWTVNLAYLALAIVLNLWDTVPMRRLRARFMRKGAV; encoded by the coding sequence GTGATAATCATAAGATATCTGGTTCGGGAAACGCTCAAAAGCCAACTGGCGATCCTATTCATTCTGCTTTTGATCTTCTTTTGTCAAAAGTTAGTCAGGATCCTTGGTGCGGCTGTTGACGGTGATATCCCGGCAAATCTGGTGCTCTCGCTGCTGGGGCTGGGCGTGCCAGAAATGGCGCAACTTATCTTGCCCTTAAGCCTGTTCCTCGGGCTGCTGATGACGCTGGGCAAACTGTATACCGAAAGTGAAATTACGGTCATGCACGCCTGCGGGCTGAGCAAGGCTGTGCTGGTGAAAGCGGCGATGGTGCTGGCGCTGTTCACCAGTATTATTGCCGCGGTCAACGTGATGTGGGCCGGACCGTGGTCCTCCAGACATCAGGACGAAGTCCTGGCGGAGGCGAAAGCGAACCCCGGAATGGCGGCGCTTGCTCAGGGGCAATTCCAGCAGGCGACGAACGGCAGTTCGGTACTGTTTATTGAAAGCGTTGACGGCAGTAACTTCAAAGATGTGTTTCTCGCGCAAATCCGCCCGAAAGGTAACGCCCGTCCTTCGGTGGTGGTAGCGGATTCTGGACATCTTACCCAGATGCGCGATGGCTCCCAGGTCGTGACGCTGAACCAGGGGACGCGCTTTGAAGGAACCGCGCTGCTGCGCGATTTCCGCATTACCGACTTCCAGGATTACCAGGCGATTATCGGTCACCAGGCCGTGGCGCTGGATCCAAACGATACTGACCAGATGAATATGCGTACGCTGTGGACGACCGACAACGATCGCGCCCGCGCGGAGCTGACCTGGCGTATCACGTTAGTCTTCACCGTATTTATGATGGCGCTGATGGTCGTACCGTTGAGCGTGGTGAACCCGCGTCAGGGTCGCGTACTGTCCATGCTGCCAGCAATGCTGCTCTATTTGCTGTTCTTCCTGGTGCAGACGTCGCTGAAGTCGAACGGTGGCAAAGGTAAGCTGGATCCGGTGTTCTGGATGTGGACGGTTAACCTGGCGTATCTGGCGCTGGCGATTGTGCTTAACCTCTGGGATACGGTGCCGATGCGCCGCTTGCGTGCCCGTTTTATGCGTAAAGGAGCGGTATAA
- the lptG gene encoding LPS export ABC transporter permease LptG: MQPFGVLDRYIGKTIFTTIMMTLFMLVSLSGIIKFVDQLKKAGQGSYDAMGAGLYTLLSAPKDIQIFFPMAALLGALLGLGMLAQRSELVVMQASGFTRMQVALSVMKTAIPLVLLTMAIGEWVAPQGEQMARNYRAQQMYGGSLLSTQQGLWAKDGDSFVYIERVKGDAELGGISIYSFNDKRRLQSVRYAASATFDPEQKVWRLAQVDESNLTNPKQITGSQTVSGTWKTNLTPDKLGVVALDPDALSISGLHNYVKYLKSSGQDAGRYQLNMWSKVFQPLSVAVMMLMALSFIFGPLRSVPMGVRVVTGISFGFVFYVLDQIFGPLTLVYGIPPIIGALLPSASFFLISLWLMLRKS; this comes from the coding sequence ATGCAGCCTTTTGGTGTACTTGACCGCTATATCGGTAAAACCATTTTCACCACCATCATGATGACGTTGTTCATGCTGGTGTCGCTCTCCGGGATCATCAAGTTTGTCGACCAGCTGAAAAAAGCCGGGCAGGGGAGCTACGATGCGATGGGCGCCGGGCTGTATACCCTGCTCAGCGCGCCGAAAGATATCCAGATCTTCTTCCCGATGGCGGCGCTGCTGGGTGCTTTGCTGGGTCTGGGCATGCTGGCCCAGCGCAGCGAACTGGTGGTGATGCAGGCTTCCGGCTTTACCCGTATGCAGGTGGCGTTGTCGGTGATGAAAACCGCGATTCCGCTGGTGCTGCTGACGATGGCCATCGGTGAATGGGTGGCACCGCAGGGCGAACAGATGGCGCGTAACTACCGTGCGCAGCAGATGTACGGCGGCTCGTTGCTCTCAACGCAGCAGGGGTTATGGGCGAAAGATGGCGACAGCTTTGTCTACATCGAGCGGGTGAAAGGTGACGCCGAGTTAGGCGGGATTAGCATCTACTCCTTCAACGACAAACGCCGTCTGCAGTCTGTTCGCTATGCTGCAAGCGCGACGTTTGACCCGGAGCAGAAGGTCTGGCGTCTGGCGCAGGTGGATGAATCCAACCTGACCAATCCGAAGCAAATCACCGGCTCGCAAACGGTGAGCGGTACCTGGAAAACCAACCTTACGCCCGACAAGCTCGGCGTCGTGGCGTTGGATCCTGACGCGCTGTCGATTAGCGGTCTGCATAACTACGTGAAGTACCTGAAGTCGAGTGGCCAGGATGCCGGACGCTACCAGCTCAATATGTGGAGCAAAGTCTTCCAGCCGCTGTCTGTGGCGGTCATGATGCTGATGGCGCTGTCGTTTATCTTTGGTCCGCTGCGTAGCGTCCCGATGGGCGTGCGCGTGGTGACAGGGATTAGCTTTGGCTTTGTGTTCTATGTGCTGGACCAAATCTTTGGCCCGCTGACGCTGGTGTACGGCATTCCGCCGATTATCGGTGCGCTGCTGCCAAGTGCCAGTTTCTTCCTGATTAGCCTATGGCTGATGCTGCGTAAGTCGTAA